atttttcgccaagtgtgttccatcccacaatgtgatagggggctggcctatcgcaatatcgggcacaGATTTCAtaatccgggctgatattgagcagaaaaacccaaatatcactttgcccaacccaagattcgaacccaggacctcatagcactgctgtaccgcgcatgaagtataactatgccaccaaggcagacTGATTGGCATGACatgataaatgtattaaaaaagacTGAAAATAATTCACATCCATTTATATACCTGTAACAACTTGTTTGAGCCTATATTCCTTTAACAaagatttgtatatattttgtacggTTTTTGAAATCTGAGTAGCTGACCAGGTAAAAATAACAGGTTGACTTGTAGGCTGTAACTGTGCTAAAGCTTTGAGTTGATCATTCAAAATTGCAACACCTGCAACAGACATGCAAAAATATGAttctgattaaaaaaatattttcttagccaaaatttacaaaaaatgtaacataataaGTTAAACAAGCCTACGTTGTGGGGGAGCTGGTGtgcctattttaattttacaattttgacACTGACTGTACTAACTTTAAACAGTAGcttgttataacatattttaaagtaacaattaatttatttaattactacatAATGTTCCATTatcaaacaaaatcaaattatgtAAATAGCGATCtaaaaccaaaattttaaacacatttcaGAATTTTTAAGTTGTATAACTGAGTACAAtgatctatatataaaaaatatgaatgaatattattacCATCAACTATATCTTTTAAGCTTTctaaaatttcaaccaaattgTCCATAATGGGTTTTAATTGATGTGGATAGTAATCATTTTCACATTCATGCAACTTTACTGATGAAATAACTTTACAGAACTTGGTTCCTTTGTCTCTTAATTTCAcccaattatttaataaaccgtGTAATTTAGAAACATGTGAAAACACAGTTTTGGAGATACCCGTCTGGTCTTTTATTGGTGTTGTGATTTCTGAAAAagagtaaatatataattgattaatatcaatgttttttaatgtatatatcaCACAAAAACGTATTAGGATTGCTGAAGGATTATAGTTTAATTGCATCGGGTTTACATAGGTACAAAAACAAGTGTGCTTACCTTTTGGCACAAAGTTATAATTATCAGCTTTTGGAGGTGTTTTAGACATCATAATATAAGACTAAGTAgatatattttgcaattatttaacatttagaaTATCACACGTTTGTCGGTTTAGTCATTATCGTTGgctgtaaataaattagtaactttatattaaaatataaattatgttcgcCAACTGCAAAAGGCATAAACTAAATTGTATATAGTTGAAGCAAATATGTtgagcaaagagaattataatatatatggaaaatgtTGATCTCCCATTTCTTAATTTCAATCATTaacttaaaaagtaaaacaaattaacctatatcataatattctgtttataaaaataataaattttaacctaCCTAACCAAatatgaaatttgaaaatagaactcAGGTGTAGTGTTGTCAGATGAATGGCGGTCCGATTCGCGCTAAAATTCGTCACCAAGTAGCCTAAGATCGCCATAAcacgtgtaaaaaaataaataaaaaaggaactacTTTtcccaatttatttat
This portion of the Manduca sexta isolate Smith_Timp_Sample1 chromosome 14, JHU_Msex_v1.0, whole genome shotgun sequence genome encodes:
- the LOC115456077 gene encoding uncharacterized protein LOC115456077 isoform X2, with protein sequence MMSKTPPKADNYNFVPKEITTPIKDQTGISKTVFSHVSKLHGLLNNWVKLRDKGTKFCKVISSVKLHECENDYYPHQLKPIMDNLVEILESLKDIVDGVAILNDQLKALAQLQPTSQPVIFTWSATQISKTVQNIYKSLLKEYRLKQVVTENVAHCRDEFLIETYVSSWELDPHFNASDEAFLFAEFGLVGVT
- the LOC115456077 gene encoding uncharacterized protein LOC115456077 isoform X1 — encoded protein: MAILGYLVTNFSANRTAIHLTTLHLSSIFKFHIWLEITTPIKDQTGISKTVFSHVSKLHGLLNNWVKLRDKGTKFCKVISSVKLHECENDYYPHQLKPIMDNLVEILESLKDIVDGVAILNDQLKALAQLQPTSQPVIFTWSATQISKTVQNIYKSLLKEYRLKQVVTENVAHCRDEFLIETYVSSWELDPHFNASDEAFLFAEFGLVGVT